A section of the Saccharopolyspora gregorii genome encodes:
- a CDS encoding AraC family transcriptional regulator produces the protein MQFVQGRRVDPVDDLLATMRIEESRYVRMAARAPWGIAFRSRQVARLVLITTGSCWLTGAALREPLRLTADDCVLVRAGTGFALQDEPGRPLADCEGDVRFGGDGELTELVSARFSFDAVAADALFGLLPPLFRLRLDTVAGELLRGTFDLIARESAAAGLGSGFVTSRLSDVLFVQAVRACCADVGGGTVGWVAALRDPRLAGAVRALHADLAHPWTVRSLAQVAGMSRSAFAALFKERTGDTPLSYLAAWRTYRAKALLRETSLSVQEIAVRVGHPTGTALSRAFLRREGVSPTTWRATRTR, from the coding sequence GTGCAGTTCGTCCAGGGGCGGCGCGTGGACCCGGTAGACGACCTCCTCGCCACCATGCGGATCGAGGAGTCCCGGTACGTGCGGATGGCGGCGCGCGCGCCGTGGGGCATCGCGTTCCGCTCCCGGCAGGTGGCGCGGCTGGTGCTGATCACCACCGGATCGTGCTGGCTGACCGGGGCGGCGCTGCGGGAACCCCTGCGGCTGACCGCGGACGACTGCGTGCTGGTGCGGGCGGGCACCGGGTTCGCGCTGCAGGACGAGCCGGGCCGCCCGCTGGCGGACTGCGAGGGCGACGTCCGGTTCGGCGGGGACGGGGAACTGACCGAGCTGGTGTCCGCCCGGTTCAGCTTCGACGCGGTCGCCGCGGACGCGCTGTTCGGGCTGCTGCCGCCGCTGTTCCGGCTGCGCCTGGACACGGTGGCCGGCGAGCTGCTGCGCGGCACGTTCGACCTGATCGCGCGGGAGTCCGCGGCGGCGGGGCTCGGCTCCGGGTTCGTCACGAGCCGCCTGTCCGACGTGCTGTTCGTGCAGGCGGTGCGCGCCTGCTGCGCGGACGTCGGCGGCGGCACCGTCGGCTGGGTCGCGGCGCTGCGGGATCCGCGGCTGGCCGGTGCGGTGCGGGCGCTGCACGCGGACCTGGCGCACCCGTGGACGGTGCGGTCGCTGGCGCAGGTGGCCGGGATGTCGCGGTCGGCGTTCGCGGCGCTGTTCAAGGAGCGGACCGGCGACACGCCGCTGAGCTACCTGGCGGCGTGGCGGACGTACCGCGCGAAGGCGCTGCTGCGGGAGACCTCGCTGAGCGTGCAGGAGATCGCGGTGCGCGTCGGCCACCCCACCGGCACCGCGCTGAGCCGCGCGTTCCTGCGCCGCGAAGGCGTCTCCCCCACCACGTGGCGCGCGACCCGCACGCGGTGA
- a CDS encoding MFS transporter, producing MAATSANPGSAPPPSRSAGTGARQAWLIWGAAVLTYLAAVFHRGTLGVAGPLAIDRFEVGPAALSAFTVLQVGIYAAMQIPTGLLVDRFGSRRVLTAAVLLLGCGQLLFALATSYPMGLLARGVLGVGDALTWVSILRLVATRFSARQYALVATLSAAAGALGGVAATFPLTALLGALGWTWTFLLVGAITAAYAGVTTGVVRDVPGTTSGAEDAGAILRKVRSAWAIPGTRLAFWAHFGTMFVPNALSLLWGYPYLVEGVGVPPATASVVLSLLIIGQVAGGPLVGAIIGRFPACRMPLVLGYLVANGLTWLVLLSFAQPPLAVVCGAFLVFAMGGPVSSVAFALVRDYNPISQVGTATGIANVGGHSATALSVLAVGLVLQLAGGGYRVALLALVAVLLLSAFRTAVWWRRVRAAVLTAQDRGDQVPVVLRRRRWTSRTTRRRWSRRADHPG from the coding sequence GTGGCCGCCACCTCGGCGAACCCGGGCAGCGCCCCACCGCCGTCCCGATCAGCGGGAACCGGGGCGCGGCAGGCGTGGCTGATCTGGGGCGCCGCCGTCCTCACCTACCTCGCGGCCGTGTTCCACCGCGGAACGCTCGGCGTCGCCGGCCCGCTCGCCATCGACCGGTTCGAGGTCGGGCCCGCCGCGCTGAGCGCGTTCACCGTGCTGCAGGTCGGGATCTACGCCGCCATGCAGATCCCCACCGGGCTCCTGGTGGACCGGTTCGGGTCCCGTCGCGTGCTCACCGCCGCGGTGCTGCTGCTCGGCTGCGGGCAGCTGCTGTTCGCCCTCGCCACCTCCTACCCGATGGGGCTGCTGGCGCGCGGCGTGCTCGGCGTCGGTGACGCGCTGACCTGGGTGAGCATCCTGCGGCTCGTGGCCACCCGGTTCTCCGCCCGCCAGTACGCGCTGGTCGCCACCCTGTCCGCCGCGGCGGGCGCGCTCGGCGGCGTCGCCGCCACCTTCCCGCTGACCGCGCTGCTCGGGGCCCTCGGCTGGACGTGGACGTTCCTGCTCGTCGGCGCGATCACCGCCGCCTACGCGGGCGTGACGACCGGGGTGGTGCGCGACGTGCCCGGCACCACCTCCGGCGCCGAGGACGCCGGCGCCATCCTGCGGAAGGTGCGCTCGGCGTGGGCGATCCCGGGCACCAGGCTCGCGTTCTGGGCGCACTTCGGCACCATGTTCGTGCCCAACGCGCTGAGCCTGCTGTGGGGCTACCCGTACCTGGTCGAAGGCGTCGGCGTGCCGCCCGCGACCGCGAGCGTCGTGCTCAGCCTGCTGATCATCGGGCAGGTCGCGGGCGGGCCGCTCGTCGGCGCGATCATCGGGCGGTTCCCCGCCTGCCGGATGCCGCTCGTGCTCGGCTACCTCGTGGCCAACGGGCTGACCTGGCTGGTGCTGCTGAGCTTCGCGCAGCCGCCGCTGGCCGTGGTGTGCGGGGCGTTCCTGGTGTTCGCGATGGGCGGGCCCGTCTCCAGCGTCGCGTTCGCGCTGGTCCGCGACTACAACCCGATCAGCCAGGTCGGCACCGCCACCGGCATCGCCAACGTCGGCGGGCACAGCGCCACCGCGCTCAGCGTGCTCGCCGTCGGCCTGGTGCTGCAGCTGGCGGGCGGCGGGTACCGGGTGGCGCTGCTCGCGCTCGTCGCGGTGCTGCTGCTGAGCGCGTTCCGCACCGCGGTGTGGTGGCGCCGGGTGCGCGCGGCCGTGCTCACCGCGCAGGACCGCGGGGACCAGGTGCCGGTGGTGCTGCGCCGCCGCCGCTGGACCTCCAGGACGACCCGGCGCCGGTGGTCGCGACGCGCTGATCACCCCGGCTGA
- a CDS encoding putative leader peptide, with protein MRPALLTSRHHVDLLRVASAACPDS; from the coding sequence GTGCGACCGGCCCTGCTCACCTCGCGCCACCACGTGGATCTGCTGCGGGTGGCGTCCGCGGCCTGTCCGGACTCCTGA
- a CDS encoding MFS transporter, which translates to MTTALTEPAEHGSSAKNVRTVITSSLIGTTVEWYDFFLYSTAASLVFDKLFFPTADPAVGTMLAFTTFFVGFVARPLGGILFGHIGDRIGRKRTLVTTMVVMGLATAAMGALPTYEQAGMWAPLLLVLLRLFQGLAIGGEWAGAVLMAVEYAPPGKRSSYGSWPQVGLALGLGLGTGLFALLGNVLDDEQFLGYGWRIAFGLSLVLVLVGLVIRLRVAETPAFQQMRELQGTARVPFLELFRDRATRRNTVLGLLSRYSEGAAFNTWAVFFLTYATGTLGLPRNDVLIGVMAAALVLAVLIPVVGRIGDRRSPRLLYALGSALFALSVYPAFLAFQLRSPLLTGVVIVLVLGVVHSVIYAPQGTFYAQLSPVRLRYTGMSFIYQFSGIYASGLTPLIVTALLAAGGGTPWLACGYLVATGAIGATATLLLRREDLHFTAGR; encoded by the coding sequence ATGACCACCGCCCTGACCGAGCCGGCCGAGCACGGCTCGTCGGCGAAGAACGTCCGCACCGTCATCACGTCGAGCCTCATCGGCACGACCGTCGAGTGGTACGACTTCTTCCTGTACAGCACCGCCGCCAGCCTGGTGTTCGACAAGCTGTTCTTCCCGACCGCCGATCCGGCCGTCGGCACGATGCTGGCGTTCACCACCTTCTTCGTCGGGTTCGTGGCCCGGCCGCTGGGCGGCATCCTGTTCGGCCACATCGGCGACCGCATCGGCCGCAAGCGCACCCTCGTCACCACGATGGTCGTGATGGGGCTGGCCACGGCGGCGATGGGCGCGCTGCCGACCTACGAGCAGGCGGGCATGTGGGCGCCGCTGCTGCTGGTGCTGCTGCGGCTGTTCCAGGGCTTGGCGATCGGTGGCGAGTGGGCCGGGGCGGTGCTGATGGCCGTCGAGTACGCGCCACCCGGCAAGCGCTCGTCCTACGGTTCCTGGCCGCAGGTGGGCCTCGCGCTCGGCCTCGGCCTGGGCACCGGGTTGTTCGCGCTGCTGGGCAACGTGCTCGACGACGAGCAGTTCCTCGGCTACGGCTGGCGGATCGCGTTCGGGCTGAGCCTGGTGCTGGTGCTGGTCGGCCTGGTGATCCGGCTGCGGGTGGCGGAGACGCCCGCGTTCCAGCAGATGCGGGAGTTGCAGGGCACCGCGCGGGTGCCGTTCCTGGAGCTGTTCCGGGACCGGGCGACCCGCCGCAACACGGTGCTGGGCCTGCTGTCGCGGTACTCGGAGGGCGCGGCGTTCAACACCTGGGCGGTGTTCTTCCTGACCTATGCGACCGGCACGCTCGGCCTGCCGCGCAACGACGTGCTCATCGGCGTGATGGCGGCGGCGCTGGTGCTGGCCGTGCTGATCCCCGTGGTGGGGCGGATCGGCGACCGGCGTTCCCCGCGGCTGCTGTACGCGCTCGGCTCGGCGCTGTTCGCGCTGTCGGTGTACCCGGCGTTCCTGGCGTTCCAGCTGCGCAGCCCGCTGCTGACCGGCGTGGTGATCGTGCTGGTGCTGGGCGTGGTGCACTCGGTGATCTACGCGCCGCAGGGCACGTTCTACGCCCAGCTGTCGCCGGTGCGGTTGCGCTACACCGGCATGTCGTTCATCTACCAGTTCTCCGGGATCTACGCCTCGGGCCTCACGCCGCTGATCGTCACTGCGCTGCTCGCGGCAGGTGGCGGCACCCCGTGGCTGGCGTGCGGCTACCTGGTCGCGACGGGCGCGATCGGAGCGACGGCGACCCTGCTGCTCCGCCGCGAAGACCTCCACTTCACCGCGGGACGATGA
- a CDS encoding DUF397 domain-containing protein has translation MSDTGWKKSSRSAQGSNCVETARRGGFPAIRDSKDPAGAQLRLSDAVFGRFIHRVKQDGFRR, from the coding sequence GTGTCCGACACGGGGTGGAAGAAGTCGTCGCGGAGCGCTCAGGGCAGCAACTGCGTCGAGACCGCTCGGCGAGGTGGGTTCCCGGCGATCCGCGATTCCAAGGATCCGGCGGGAGCGCAGCTTCGCTTGTCCGACGCGGTGTTCGGCCGTTTCATTCACCGCGTGAAGCAGGACGGCTTCCGCCGCTGA
- a CDS encoding helix-turn-helix domain-containing protein, giving the protein MSNARQITLGKLIRDLRKSAKVTIQQAATHLDCSTAKIGHWERGLYRTNRSELADLLDLYEVDAETRERVERLRREAARVQKGAEWWDPYDLPKWFSPFIGLEQEAIEFFTFELGIIPGLLQTRDYARAVHRAGRIALGDQQVEDWVEARVKRQERLSGTEPLIVRAVIAEEALHRVVGDGATMSAQLDALLEHAAKDNVVLQVLAFDAGAHISPQGSFAVLRFPANTGDIAFVDTPLSGRIVDSSRDTSELSRLFGELHHAALDVDQSVALVRKLADEFRRRQ; this is encoded by the coding sequence ATGTCGAACGCACGGCAGATCACCTTGGGCAAGCTGATCCGCGACCTGCGGAAGTCGGCCAAGGTGACCATCCAGCAGGCGGCCACCCACCTGGACTGCTCGACGGCCAAGATCGGCCATTGGGAACGCGGCCTCTACCGGACCAATCGCAGCGAGCTGGCCGATCTGCTCGACCTGTACGAGGTCGACGCCGAAACCCGCGAGCGCGTCGAAAGGCTGCGACGCGAGGCCGCGCGGGTCCAGAAGGGGGCTGAATGGTGGGACCCGTACGACCTTCCCAAGTGGTTCTCGCCGTTCATCGGTCTCGAACAGGAGGCGATCGAGTTCTTCACGTTCGAGCTCGGCATCATCCCGGGGCTGCTGCAAACGCGGGACTACGCCCGGGCGGTTCACCGTGCGGGACGCATCGCGCTCGGAGACCAGCAGGTCGAAGACTGGGTGGAAGCCCGGGTCAAGCGGCAGGAGCGGCTGTCCGGCACCGAGCCGCTGATCGTGCGAGCGGTGATCGCCGAAGAAGCGCTGCACCGGGTCGTCGGAGATGGAGCCACGATGAGCGCCCAGCTGGATGCCCTGCTGGAGCACGCGGCGAAGGACAACGTCGTCCTTCAAGTGCTGGCGTTCGACGCCGGTGCGCACATCAGTCCGCAGGGGTCTTTCGCCGTCTTGCGATTCCCCGCGAACACGGGCGACATCGCATTCGTCGACACACCGCTGAGCGGCCGGATCGTGGACAGTTCGAGGGATACTTCAGAGCTGTCCAGGTTGTTCGGCGAATTGCACCACGCTGCTCTGGATGTTGATCAATCGGTGGCGTTGGTGCGTAAACTGGCCGACGAGTTCCGGCGTCGTCAGTGA
- a CDS encoding LLM class flavin-dependent oxidoreductase, producing the protein MPLTFHWFLPTYGDSRYLVGGGHGVKTSTAGGARPATLAYLGQIARSAEQLGFEGALTPTGAWCEDAWLSTAMLTEVTERLKFLVAFRPGLLSPTLGAQMAATYQRHSGGRLLLNVVTGGESHEQRAYGDFLDKEGRYARADEFLHVVRSLWRGERVDFSGEHVRVEGAELTRTPDPVPEVYFGGSSPAAGAVAAKHSDVYLTWGEPPAKVAEKIAWIKSLAAEQGRTPRFGIRLHVISRDTSEQAWAEARRLLDALDPATIEQVQRGLSRSESEGQRRMLELHGGKSDDLEIYPNLWAGVGLVRGGAGTALVGSHEEVAARIEEYAALGLDEFVLSGHPHLEEAYWFGEGVLPILERKGLWRHPGAPEPVAAQAIPFAE; encoded by the coding sequence ATGCCGCTCACGTTCCACTGGTTCCTGCCCACCTACGGCGACAGCCGCTACCTCGTCGGCGGCGGTCACGGGGTGAAGACCTCCACGGCGGGCGGGGCTCGCCCGGCGACGCTGGCCTACTTGGGGCAGATCGCGCGCAGCGCCGAGCAGCTGGGCTTCGAGGGCGCGCTGACGCCGACGGGCGCGTGGTGCGAGGACGCGTGGCTGTCCACGGCGATGCTCACCGAGGTCACCGAGCGGCTGAAGTTCCTGGTGGCGTTCCGCCCCGGCCTGCTGTCGCCGACCCTGGGCGCGCAGATGGCGGCGACCTACCAGCGGCACTCCGGCGGCCGGTTGCTGCTGAACGTCGTCACCGGCGGGGAGAGCCACGAGCAACGCGCCTACGGCGACTTCCTGGACAAGGAGGGCCGCTACGCGCGCGCCGACGAGTTCCTGCACGTGGTGCGCTCGTTGTGGCGCGGCGAGCGGGTGGACTTCAGCGGCGAGCACGTGCGGGTGGAGGGCGCGGAGCTGACCCGCACGCCGGACCCGGTGCCGGAGGTCTACTTCGGCGGTTCCTCGCCCGCGGCGGGTGCGGTCGCCGCGAAGCACTCCGACGTGTACCTGACGTGGGGCGAGCCGCCCGCGAAGGTCGCCGAGAAGATCGCCTGGATCAAGTCGCTCGCCGCCGAGCAGGGCCGCACGCCGCGCTTCGGCATCCGGCTGCACGTGATCAGCCGGGACACCTCGGAGCAGGCGTGGGCGGAGGCGCGGCGGCTGCTGGACGCGCTGGACCCGGCGACGATCGAGCAGGTGCAGCGGGGCCTGTCCCGCAGCGAGTCGGAAGGCCAGCGGCGGATGCTGGAGCTGCACGGCGGCAAGTCCGACGACCTGGAGATCTACCCGAACCTGTGGGCCGGGGTGGGCCTGGTGCGCGGCGGCGCGGGCACCGCGCTCGTCGGCAGCCACGAGGAGGTCGCGGCCCGCATCGAGGAGTACGCGGCGCTGGGTCTGGACGAGTTCGTGCTCTCCGGGCACCCGCACCTGGAGGAGGCGTACTGGTTCGGCGAAGGCGTGCTGCCGATCCTGGAGCGCAAGGGCCTGTGGCGGCACCCGGGCGCTCCGGAACCCGTTGCGGCGCAGGCGATCCCGTTCGCGGAGTGA
- a CDS encoding SDR family oxidoreductase, which translates to MGKLMVTGATGHLGRAALHQLLRSQPAERLVGLARDPSRAADLAERGVEVRRGDYFDHGSLVRAFAGVERLLLVSAVALSDRNAQHFNAIAAAKQAGVEHVVFTAVQRDEGSDVRQPGVTDSDVFAEQALQASGLTWTVLRQPIFLDVLGTSLGADPYRNGVRVPDGAGAVAPALRRDLAAASAAVLTEDGHENTTYTLSGSESGSFREIAAALSEVHGAPVPHVPVAPEDYVDGLIAELGVPRSLAEFMAEWTAAINRGEFGASTGDLERLIGYRPTGYREFFARHYPLVVPDAEQAVAD; encoded by the coding sequence ATGGGAAAGTTGATGGTGACCGGCGCGACCGGCCATCTCGGTCGGGCCGCCCTGCACCAGCTGCTGCGCAGCCAGCCCGCGGAACGGCTGGTCGGGCTCGCCCGCGACCCGTCCCGCGCCGCGGACCTGGCCGAGCGGGGCGTCGAGGTGCGCCGCGGCGACTACTTCGACCACGGGTCGCTCGTCCGGGCCTTCGCCGGGGTGGAGCGGCTGCTGCTGGTCTCGGCCGTCGCGCTCAGCGACCGGAACGCGCAGCACTTCAACGCGATCGCCGCGGCGAAGCAGGCCGGGGTCGAGCACGTGGTCTTCACGGCCGTCCAGCGCGATGAAGGCTCGGACGTCCGGCAGCCCGGTGTCACGGACTCGGACGTCTTCGCCGAACAGGCGTTGCAGGCCTCGGGGTTGACCTGGACGGTCCTGCGGCAGCCGATCTTCCTCGACGTGCTGGGCACGAGCCTGGGCGCCGACCCCTACCGGAACGGGGTGCGGGTGCCCGACGGCGCGGGCGCGGTGGCGCCGGCCCTGCGGCGCGACCTGGCGGCGGCGAGCGCGGCGGTGCTCACCGAGGACGGCCACGAGAACACGACCTACACGCTCAGCGGCAGCGAATCCGGGTCGTTCCGCGAGATCGCCGCCGCGCTGAGCGAGGTCCACGGCGCGCCCGTGCCGCACGTGCCCGTCGCACCGGAGGACTACGTCGACGGCTTGATCGCCGAGCTGGGCGTGCCCCGCTCCCTCGCCGAGTTCATGGCGGAGTGGACCGCGGCGATCAACCGCGGTGAGTTCGGGGCGAGCACCGGTGATCTGGAGCGCCTCATCGGCTACCGGCCGACCGGTTACCGCGAGTTCTTCGCGCGGCACTACCCGCTGGTCGTCCCGGACGCCGAGCAGGCGGTCGCGGACTAG
- a CDS encoding zinc-binding dehydrogenase, whose amino-acid sequence MQALAYRQAHPLDAFAIEPVEVAEPRLRDADLLVEVHAVGINPGEAAVRRTRSAETGGRLVLGWEFAGVVRAVGPAAAGFAVGDRVLGTGDMARDGAWAERVAVDHRVVALLPDELPFADAASLPIAGLTAWEALFREHDDLAAGIDRVLVVGGAGGVGTLATRLLKSRTSALVVATASRPESREWCTAMGADVVVDHTGDVPAQLRAAGIDHVDLVLSTAGTADNLGWIAEVLRPFGHLSAVDLAGPLDPMPLAAKSLSLHTEMVFSRITAGLDGQGRILAALVQDVVAGRLRPIATTVLDGRTAAAMRRAHELVESARTVGKTVIRF is encoded by the coding sequence ATGCAGGCACTCGCCTACCGGCAGGCCCATCCGCTGGACGCGTTCGCGATCGAGCCGGTCGAGGTCGCCGAACCGCGGCTGCGGGACGCGGACCTGCTCGTGGAGGTCCACGCCGTCGGGATCAACCCGGGTGAGGCGGCCGTCCGGCGGACCCGCAGCGCCGAAACCGGTGGCCGGCTCGTCCTGGGCTGGGAATTCGCCGGGGTGGTGCGCGCCGTGGGACCGGCCGCCGCGGGCTTCGCGGTCGGCGACCGCGTCCTGGGCACCGGGGACATGGCGCGCGACGGCGCCTGGGCGGAACGGGTCGCGGTGGACCACCGGGTGGTGGCGCTGCTCCCGGACGAATTGCCCTTCGCCGACGCCGCGTCGCTGCCCATCGCCGGCCTCACGGCGTGGGAGGCGCTGTTCCGCGAGCACGACGACTTGGCCGCGGGAATCGACCGCGTGCTGGTCGTCGGCGGTGCCGGCGGGGTGGGCACGCTGGCGACACGGCTGCTGAAGAGCAGGACGTCCGCGCTGGTCGTGGCCACGGCCTCGCGCCCGGAATCGCGCGAGTGGTGCACGGCGATGGGCGCGGACGTGGTCGTCGATCACACCGGGGACGTGCCCGCCCAGCTCCGCGCCGCCGGGATCGACCACGTCGACCTGGTGCTGTCCACCGCGGGCACCGCGGACAACCTCGGCTGGATCGCGGAGGTGCTGCGGCCGTTCGGCCACCTCTCCGCCGTCGACCTGGCCGGTCCGCTCGACCCGATGCCGCTCGCGGCCAAGTCCCTGTCGCTGCACACCGAGATGGTGTTCAGCCGGATCACGGCCGGACTCGACGGGCAGGGCCGGATCCTCGCCGCGCTGGTGCAGGACGTCGTCGCGGGCCGGTTGCGCCCCATCGCCACGACGGTGCTGGACGGCCGCACCGCGGCGGCGATGCGGCGGGCCCACGAACTGGTCGAGAGCGCGCGGACGGTCGGCAAGACCGTGATCAGGTTTTGA
- a CDS encoding NADPH-dependent F420 reductase yields the protein MHFGTIGAGAIGQAIAGHLVAAGHRVVLSNSRGPASLSGVVARLGPSATAGTVAEAAAADVVFLAVRWSDIPAALADLPAWNGRILVDTTNQMTGVTPADLVDLGADTGSEFVARHAPGARVVKAFNTLFVEHIAPDPRHPEGRRLLFYAGDDAAAKADFHAVADEIGFAPVDVGALRDGGRLMQVGGPLSALHALKQG from the coding sequence GTGCACTTCGGAACCATCGGGGCCGGCGCCATCGGGCAGGCCATCGCCGGTCACCTCGTCGCGGCAGGCCACCGCGTCGTCCTCAGCAACAGCCGCGGTCCGGCCTCGCTGAGCGGTGTCGTGGCCCGGCTGGGCCCGTCGGCCACCGCGGGCACCGTCGCGGAGGCCGCCGCCGCGGACGTGGTGTTCCTCGCCGTGCGGTGGTCGGACATCCCCGCCGCGCTGGCGGACCTGCCCGCGTGGAACGGCCGGATCCTGGTCGACACGACCAACCAGATGACCGGCGTGACGCCCGCTGACCTCGTCGACCTCGGTGCGGACACGGGAAGCGAGTTCGTCGCCCGGCACGCGCCGGGCGCGCGGGTGGTCAAGGCGTTCAACACGCTGTTCGTCGAGCACATCGCTCCCGACCCCCGGCACCCGGAAGGCCGTCGGCTGCTCTTCTACGCCGGGGACGACGCGGCCGCGAAGGCCGATTTCCACGCGGTCGCGGACGAGATCGGGTTCGCGCCGGTGGACGTCGGGGCGCTGCGCGACGGCGGCCGGCTGATGCAGGTCGGCGGTCCGCTGTCCGCGCTGCACGCGCTCAAGCAGGGTTGA
- a CDS encoding TetR/AcrR family transcriptional regulator: protein MPRITQEQKKLNRERIVGAAGEGFRLRGIDGIGIDELMKAAGMTHGAFYNHFSSKEDLALEVFARGFTDSLAALDTIRESHPGAARAALDAVVEQYLTAEHRDHPETGCASAALAADAGRHGAAAQAQYQRGLAGYFDTITELVRESAHEAGTEPDPAESREQAVALFCQLVGALVVSRAVAAADPELSEEVLAANRSQLTAN from the coding sequence GTGCCACGCATCACGCAGGAGCAGAAGAAGCTCAACCGCGAACGGATCGTCGGCGCGGCGGGCGAAGGTTTCCGGCTGCGCGGCATCGACGGGATCGGGATCGACGAGCTGATGAAGGCCGCCGGGATGACGCACGGGGCGTTCTACAACCACTTCTCCTCGAAGGAGGACCTCGCGCTGGAGGTCTTCGCCCGCGGCTTCACCGACTCGCTGGCCGCGCTCGACACTATCCGCGAGTCCCATCCCGGTGCCGCCCGCGCCGCCCTGGACGCCGTGGTCGAGCAGTACCTGACCGCCGAGCACCGCGACCACCCGGAAACGGGCTGCGCCTCGGCCGCGCTGGCCGCCGACGCCGGACGCCACGGCGCCGCGGCCCAAGCCCAGTACCAGCGAGGACTCGCGGGCTACTTCGACACCATCACCGAACTGGTCCGCGAATCCGCGCACGAGGCCGGCACCGAACCGGACCCGGCGGAATCCCGCGAGCAGGCGGTCGCCCTGTTCTGCCAGCTCGTCGGCGCCCTGGTCGTCTCCCGCGCCGTCGCCGCGGCCGACCCCGAACTCTCCGAAGAAGTCCTCGCCGCCAACCGATCCCAGCTCACCGCGAACTGA
- a CDS encoding ABC-F family ATP-binding cassette domain-containing protein, with translation MSATLVAKGLAAGHGERVLFSGLDLVVAPGDVVGLVGVNGAGKSTLLRMLAGQVPATDGTVRLSPPTATIGYLPQEPDRIPGESVQAFLARRTGVAAAQRELDAATEALTEGAAGSDDAYSTALDRWLALGGADLAERAEDVVTEIGLDAALEQPMTSLSGGQAARAGMASLLLSRYDVFLLDEPTNDLDLGGLERLERFVAELRAGTVLVSHDREFLARTVTRVVELDLAQQQVRSFGGGYAAYLEEREVARRHAREQYDEYADTRASLEARARSQRSWMEKGVKNARRKASDNDKVGRKFRSEATEKQAAKARQTERLIERLDVVEEPRKEWELRMSIAAAPRSGSVVATLHGAVLRRGPWSLGPVDLQVDWADRVAITGANGAGKSTLLAALLGRVAPDEGRAALGSGVVVGEVDQARGLFFGGEALLDAFAAQVPDWPTAEVRTLLAKFGLVAAHVLRPADTLSPGERTRAALALLQARGVNLLVLDEPTNHLDLPAIEQLESALASYTGTLLLVTHDRRMLDAVHVTRRLRVIDGRVVEL, from the coding sequence ATGAGCGCCACACTCGTCGCGAAGGGGCTCGCCGCCGGTCATGGCGAGCGCGTCCTGTTCTCCGGTCTCGATCTGGTCGTCGCCCCCGGCGACGTGGTGGGCCTGGTCGGGGTGAACGGCGCGGGCAAGTCGACGCTGCTGCGGATGCTGGCCGGCCAGGTGCCCGCGACGGACGGCACGGTGCGGCTGAGCCCGCCGACGGCGACGATCGGCTACCTGCCGCAGGAACCGGACCGGATCCCCGGCGAGTCGGTGCAGGCGTTCCTGGCGCGGCGCACCGGGGTGGCGGCCGCGCAGCGCGAGCTGGACGCGGCGACGGAGGCGCTCACCGAGGGCGCCGCGGGTTCGGACGACGCCTACAGCACCGCGCTGGACCGCTGGCTGGCGCTGGGCGGCGCCGACCTCGCCGAGCGCGCCGAGGACGTGGTCACCGAGATCGGCCTGGACGCGGCGCTGGAGCAGCCGATGACGAGCCTGTCCGGCGGCCAGGCGGCCCGCGCGGGCATGGCGTCGCTGCTGCTGAGCCGCTACGACGTGTTCCTGCTCGACGAGCCGACGAACGACCTGGACCTGGGTGGCCTGGAGCGGCTGGAGCGCTTCGTCGCCGAGCTGCGCGCGGGAACGGTGCTGGTCAGCCACGACCGCGAGTTCCTGGCGCGCACCGTCACCCGGGTCGTGGAGCTGGACCTGGCGCAGCAGCAGGTGCGCTCGTTCGGCGGCGGTTACGCGGCCTACCTGGAGGAGCGCGAGGTCGCGCGCAGGCACGCCCGCGAGCAGTACGACGAGTACGCCGACACCCGAGCCTCGCTGGAAGCCCGGGCCCGCTCGCAGCGCTCGTGGATGGAGAAGGGCGTGAAGAACGCCCGCCGCAAGGCCTCCGACAACGACAAGGTGGGCCGCAAGTTCCGCAGCGAGGCCACCGAGAAGCAGGCGGCGAAAGCGCGGCAGACCGAGCGCCTGATCGAACGCCTCGACGTGGTGGAGGAACCCCGCAAGGAGTGGGAGCTGCGGATGAGCATCGCCGCCGCGCCCCGCTCCGGCTCGGTGGTGGCGACCCTGCACGGCGCGGTGCTGCGCCGCGGCCCGTGGTCGCTGGGGCCGGTGGACCTGCAGGTCGACTGGGCGGACCGGGTGGCGATCACCGGCGCGAACGGCGCCGGGAAGTCCACGTTGCTGGCCGCGCTGCTGGGCCGGGTGGCGCCGGACGAGGGCCGTGCCGCGCTGGGCTCCGGCGTGGTGGTCGGCGAGGTGGACCAGGCGCGCGGGCTGTTCTTCGGCGGCGAGGCGCTGCTGGACGCGTTCGCCGCGCAGGTGCCGGACTGGCCGACGGCCGAGGTGCGCACGCTGCTGGCGAAGTTCGGGCTGGTCGCCGCGCACGTGCTGCGTCCGGCGGACACCCTCTCGCCGGGAGAGCGGACGCGGGCGGCGCTGGCGCTGCTGCAGGCGCGCGGGGTGAACCTGCTGGTGCTGGACGAGCCGACGAACCACCTGGACCTGCCCGCGATCGAGCAGCTGGAGTCGGCGCTGGCGTCGTACACCGGCACCCTGCTGCTGGTCACGCACGACCGCCGGATGCTCGACGCGGTGCACGTGACGCGGCGGTTGCGGGTGATCGACGGGCGCGTCGTGGAGCTCTGA